DNA sequence from the Primulina huaijiensis isolate GDHJ02 unplaced genomic scaffold, ASM1229523v2 scaffold11459, whole genome shotgun sequence genome:
AGAGGTTTCCACTTGTTATTCGAGAAACTTATAGAATAATCATCCGAAATAAACATAAACAGAATGGGAAAAGAAATACTATCAATATATGATTACAATGATAAGAAGTGCGCAAATATACTAGAAACACAAGCAAAACTACAATCAAGGAATTGCCACTGTTGTGTCCATCAGTGCAAACACCACATCTTTAGTGTCCAAAAGcattataaaattttcattaaacAGATGAGTTCTAAATTTCTTTCTCACTCATATGGACCACCAACTAGATGCCATTCTCTAGAAAGACTTTAGTCTGGCTGGCTCTTTTTCGGGGGGTTCCATGAAATTATTTtctagaaatatatattttgaaattgaatgcCAGACTACAATATATGTTTGATTCTGTTATCGTATTTAACTATTATGCCGTGGCATTCATGTCATGGAATATCAATATTAGCAATGCAATTCTATATGTCTTGCAAAATTAGTGAAGTTGAATTTTATGGCCACATTGAATCGAAATCAGCTAATTGTCAAGAAAAGTGAGACGTCGAGCCATCATAGAAGTAGACAATAACAGATTCACTATACCATACGATTGGACAAAACTTTCGACAAAGCATGCAAGGAAACTGTTTATCGATGTTAtgatacaaaaacacaaacctTAGTTGTCAAAAGCGCAAAAGCGCGCACTTTAAGCGCGTAACACAGCGAACCACATTGTCAGCAGTTTATTGCACTATGAAGCGTTTCGGAGAAAAACGtactttttcaaaaaaaattctgaTAGAGGTGAAATTGCATTTTAAAGTGCGATTTCTCGTATGTCTATCATTAAAAAAAGCACAAAGAACCCCAACATTGCGTCGCCTTTTACCCCCATCGCCCCGCCCTTGTGTCGCCATTGGCCCTTTGCCCTCgcattttaatatttgatgttTGGAACAAACCTAATCGCCTGGTCTCATTTCAACATCTTGTGAGCTTCCTCTGTCAAATGAATTAAGAGTCTGTTTTTCCTGTCAGAGGAGTCACGACCACCAAATTTAGAATATCAGGGTTAATAGGGGGTCTCGCCAAGTTCAATCAAATCTAGCAGCAACTTTTTTGCAGATGCTTCAATAAGGTCTCTGCCTGGAGGATTCTTTTCTCCAGAAATAACAACTGGATCCAACGCATAAATATTAGCATAAGAACTATATCTACCGTATGTGGAACTGCTTCAGAGTCATCAAGCAAATATATATATGCTTGATTACATAATCCACGGAGATGGCAAGAACAGCATACCTGTCATGTCAGATGGTAAATCACCATTGCATATCCAATTTCTACATCAATCATCAACAAAATGAACATGGCGTGAAAGCTATACACACATCTCCTTCATCAGGTTCTAAATATTGTCGCAATCTCTTTCCTGAATTAACCAGACTTCCGGGAAACATTAGGACAACCCTTTTCAACGATTGTCTGAACATCTTTTGGCAACAATGACCTGCAATATCAAAATAGGTAGCTGAACTCCCATAAGTCAATTAAATTTTCTCAGCATCTAGTATAGCTCGCACTTTCTAAGACCACACCACACAGTATATTCTGATTACAAAAGGAATCCTCTACTATGAAAATGAATGACTAGCAAGTTCTTGGCATTTTTCCAGGCACATATCTTCCTAGTTTCCTTGAATTAAACATCATAAAACAGCACCCTGACCTTTCAAGAGATTGTATTTAGATATTTCATTCGTTCATATATTACATACTAAAACTAAACACCGACGTCCACTAGCTAAAAACCAGCAAAAGGAAATAACTAGAGGCTGGCGCAGACGCGGGGTTGTGACTTGTGTATAACCTTTCTAGATATGTACAAGTTTTATCTGAAAATACAATAAATTGCCCTCTCTACAAATCTTTGGGTCTAAACCGTACTTAATCATTAAATTAGCTGAATAAACATCAGACAGAGATATAATTCTTTATCGAGCAATATAAAGACTTTTGAGTGGCTTGAGCTCCAGAATATTGAAGAAAGTAGGAAGGAAAAAAGAAGCAGGAAAAGTGGAGAACAGGGTTTTCTTTTTTTGGGGATCCCTTATTTCTCATTTAGCACTAAAAAAGAACAAGACAAATGCAATACCCATACTTGAAAATATTATATCGGGCACGCGAAAAGCTCAAGCAAGCATTCCTGAGCAAGTTGATATCCGTGTAATCGACCACTCCTTGATCATTTCCACCATCACTCTCGAGGTGTCAGCTTCTGGATTGAGGTAGCCTTTGGCTTTTAATCGGTCGACAAACTTAAACCCATACAGGCCAGGGGTGAGTCGAAGGTAAATCAGCGGCGTAAGCAGAATCATTTTAACGGAGTCGAAATCTTTGATATTTGAGTGTTTGGTTTATTTGTATTCGTTTCCCCTTTCATCTCTCATAAGTTGTAGTTAATCATTTCCATTATATTGTCCATTTCACGTACAATTCATCTTGGTTTTCCTTCTTTAAATGGTATATTTCTGTTAATTTTGCGGCACTCGTCCAATAATCGAGAAAAGAGAAACTTTGATAATAATTGACCACAAGTGTCATTTGAATTTGCATGCCAACTAAAATAAACAATCTAATAAATGACGATAATAATTTAGAAACCAAATGGGAAAAGGAAGAGTGACTAAAGGTGAGGGCAAAAGGTGAGCAAGTAGGCGGCAGCAGTGCAAGTGGCGATGCTGGTGGGATCATCGTAAGCATAAGAGTAAGCCTTGGGGCATGCGGCCTTGAAAATCCTGGAATACGGGGTGGGCTTACAAGACTGCGGGCTCCCGAAGCTGCCTGTGCAGCAATACCTAGGCGAGTTGAAGGCGTAGCACGCGCTCTTGCACGCCACCACTCTTTTCTTGTTGTGGGACCGCACTTGAAGCCCCATCGGGCAAATCGTGTTCAGGTCGCTGATGCATCCTGCGTAGCTGCATTTCCCTGCAACATCCAAAGATGTAAACAAAAAGAACACACAATGAAATTGAAATGATTATTGAAAATTCAGACCTGATCCCCGGTGGGGCGTTAGAGAAATGGCAAGATTATAACCATCAACCAGGCTGACGTCATAGAAGTCCTGGTCTTTCCCGAGGGTGATCTCAGCGAGGGTCGCCGGTGGGGCCCCACCAAGCCCATTGCAGAACAGGGCTCCGCCGCAGTCACCGGTGGCGCAGCGGCCTCGGCCGGCGGAGTTGAAAGAACAGCCGTGGCGGCCCCACACGCGGCCGGACCATCCATCTGGGAGCTGGAGAGTGTAGGACTTGTCAGGCAGCAGCTTAAATCCACCTCCCTtctctaaaatttgttttccgGCAGTCGGTTGGATGCCCGGCCAGACAGGGTGGCTGCATTTGTTGTACAGAGTCATTGTTGTACCTGAAGCCTCCACTGcagcaaataaataaataaaatcagaaTAGTGagagaaaataaaacataagaAATGGGAAATTCACCACTGAGTTTTCCAGACATGAACATGGACTTTATTCAGTATCTTTTGCAACACACAGAAAAGAAAACTTGGATGTATCAGAAGGAAATGTAGGTAGATACCCGAAACATCGAGAGTGAGGAGAGCGAGAAAAATCAAAGGAATGAGATATCTGAATGCATCCATGGCTGAGGAAGGTGGCTCTGCAAGCAACAAGAAAAATGGTGATAATGAAGTGAGACGACGTTTTCTATTTACCCAgaaagggaaagaagaaggatAAGTTTTTCTAGTGGACGGAGGAACAATAAAGTTTGATATATAACAAACAAAGAAATAAGCAGACACCAATATACTATGAAGAGTGTTTTTcctctcaaaataaaaaataaaaaataaaaataaataaataaatatgtgatatAGTATTAATAAGAACAAGCCTAttaccataaaaaaataaaaaaagcttactcaattatttatttcgaTTATGGAGtgcaaaaataatatatcaaacATCACTAAATTTGTGTTGAATAGATCTCTGAATGTCAAAAGGTGCGGTGTATATGCATGAGAGATTGACTCAACTTTAtatttatcttaaaaaataatatttttgataagtttgaattGTATTTGAGATAtgtctcataaattttttttgtgatttatgatatatattcgatgaattaaaaaaaattgaatttaactGGTAAagtaatagaaaatatttttaaaattgattaattgTGTGAGCTTTGCGCTTGCTTGATGCAAAAATTAGTATCATTCCATGATATTGAATAAAGAAAAAGAGTTAATCGGCATAGATAAAGGGTACCCTCCAAAAAATGTTAACTCAAcatattcaaattttgatttcgtTGCTGACAAACTTTACTATTTACATCGAATTGCACGACCTTTGTTTAAAGTGAATGACAGACCAGTGGAATTTTACACTTTGAAACAGAAAAGGAcgttctatttatttatttcatccgGTTTTTTTCCCATTCTTAAATGGTGGAAAAGCCCCacaaaatttcttttcttttatcctAGACTGCCAAAACAATTCTTTTACAGTCAGTCAGGCATTGATTACAGTAAATACATATGAACATAGCCAGCCATACACACTGCACAAATTTACTTGGATGCACACTGACCCTTTTTCCTCAACTCCTGGTAATAGGCTTCTGAAGAGGTTTAAGGGCAGCCATAATTTCAGCGAAGGACGGCCGTAACCTTGGATCTCTACAATTTTCAACACAGAATGGTTAGCTTCCCTTCGCTATACAAAACCACTCCAACAATCCCAAAATTTTAATTCGATGTCAGACACAGAATTAGTAGCTTACACAACATTCTTAAATCAAATGATTCCTAGTCAGGGGAGGGTCGAACTTGACCGCCAAAACAAACCTGGATCTCGAATAAATTAATGACTAAAGGACATATGGAAATAGTTTAACCAGCCATTCAATATGAATTGAGTTATTTTATCAACATAATAGTCCATTCAAGCAACATAATAAACAAAGAGTCTTGTATACTGGGTCATTTTTTCTTGCCAAATGTAATCGTAGAAACAAAGCATTGGAAGGGAGGGATTCAAACTGAATTGGATGGTTTCAAATTCATCAGTTCTAAATTCTTGATGGGACAAATCACAAAGGTTGAGTTCGAGTTGAATGGAATAATTTGAAACATTTGGTGAGAATTCATGACTAATATTTGTCATGAACAAACTTAAAAATGAAAGGGAGCATGTCACTCACGTTTTCCAGCATTTAGTGATTATATCAGCGATTACTGGATCCATGTTATCTGGAATGTCAAGACGACGATGCTGAAACCCGACAGCACCGACAACTTGCATTGGGTTCATTCCTCCCCAAGGCTGCTGCATAGTGCAAAGCTCCCACAGTATGACACCAAAGCTAAAAACATCACATCTGCattcaaatcaatcaaaaacCAAATCAGACGaaatatatttcataatctGCTTATGTATGACAGTATGAACTCCATGACTAATAAGCAGAGGACATACTTCTCATTTGATGGTTCATTTCTTAGAACTTCTGGTGCCATCCACTCTGCCTGAAGAAAGGTAAATATGAGTTGATTGTAAGAGTCTCGCAATCAAAATTTGAAGTCTAAGATTTAACTTCAAAGAGATTTTCCAAGCAATGAGAAGGCAAGGTTAGTTGCAAATATAAATAACTAAAACGCAGTTGTTAAGTTGCATTGATAAAACATTGAATTTAAGATCAACTGTCAAGGAAAATAAACAAAGATTTTAGCAATGAGTAAATAAATACAAGTTTAGTTACACAACAGAAAATTAGCTCACATTGCCCCACACAAATTATTGCCAGATGAATCAATCACGTGCACTGAAGAAAATAAAGGATAATGCAGATGCATCACGGGTGTCCCATTTCTTATTCTCCAACCTGTACTTTAACTATCTATTTCAGATACGCAAAAAAAATCCTGAGAACTAGTTCATCACTTCTAATCTTCAGAAGAACACAGATTCCACACTGAAGATATATTGGAGGTAAGGATGCAAAAATTAAGTCGATGAAAAGTGACACTATACTTTTAACAGACATTGGCACagtaatttgaatttatttttggacCACAGATCACGGCAAACCACTTTTTTTAAGGTAAAACTTGATAATCAAATATCTCCAAAGGATTGAAAGTAGTAGGACAACCAGCAATTGAGTTATCATCAACTAAATGGCTGATAATCAAATGATGTAACAAAACTTAGCCGTTGGCATGATTGGATTATTATGCTATTTCATGAAGCCATAAACACATGAGCATGCACCTAGATGGAAAATGGAAATGGACTTTTATGATCGATGATCATCTATTCTAGCAATTGATTTCAGAAACTAACTATTTGCATGATTAGATATACAGGGTGTCAAGGCAAATGACTTCACATAAGTTATGTGGAAACAAATAATCAGCATTGCAACATGTCGTGTCATATCATTTAGACAATAAAAACCTAAACCAGGTACTAAGCAGGAAAGAATGAAATCCAGAGAACAAATATTGCTAGAAGGGGGAAGGTAAAATTTCTCCAAGTGATGCATGAGCAACCAGACAAATGAATGCCCATTATAAAAACAGAAAGTATAATTTCTCCAAGGGATGCATCAACCATCAGACAGATGAATGACAATAATGAAAGACGATTTTAGCTCACCGTCCCAGCAGTTGACCTGGAAGAAAGATAAGTACTGTGCTTCATTCTTGACAGTCCAAAATCGCATACCTAGAAGAAGAAAAGCATACATGATGCATATAAGTGAAAAATGACAGGCTCCATTGTCAGATAAAAGAAAGTCACCTTTACAACCCAATTCTTATCAACAAGAAGGTTTGGGGATTTCAAATCGCGATGAACTATTACCGGTGTGCAATTGTGCAAATAATTCATTCCTCGAGCctgtaatataaaatatattacatcTGTACAACAAAATTTACTCACAAAGTAGAAGTTAACAAATGCTAAAGAATTGAAAGATACAAACTCAAACATACCGTATCAAGAGCCATCCTTAACCGTCTGCATTCGTCTAGTTGATTGTTGGGACGATGAATCAATCGGTACAAACTACCTCTGTAAACATAAAACTGCTTCAATTTATTGCCCAAATTGCGACATGGTGAAACTCGTCCACTCAATAATTGCAAAACAgacaaaaatatacataatatatgAAATCTGTATTAACTATGAACACCAAAGTAAGTCATCCATGAAGTTAGCAATGCTAACAAGAATTGATCAAGGATAAACCAGTCTCCCTATGAGATCCATATCTAAACAGGCAGCAttctaaaattttgttattcGAATCTTTCAATCAGGTTCTTTAaaatttgccaaaatttgatgGAGTTGCTTGATAAGTTGAAAAAGGAAATATTCGGATTAAaacgagagagagagagagagagagagaatctAGAGCAAAGCCATAAGAATACCTGAAATACATTCAATACCAAATTGCATCTTATCTAACCCACCTAGCTCCCCCTCAGCAAATTATATTTAACATTAGCTACAGTTAAAGAAATTTCTTTCCAATAAATTTACTTGGCTAGAATTTGGATATACTTCTCAGTGAATATCTTAAAACAGGCAGAGGAAAGGGCGACATTTAAAGGTTAAAACTAAAATGTGGCTTGAGCACGTTCAAGGCTATCAAGAATTTTCTACGGACAGCTGTgtgcaaaataatataataccaTATCATAAGCAACAGAACTACATGGACTGTAAAAGTCAAGAACTTAAAAGGATTTCAGCATACCTAGGAAGAAATTCAGTCACAATTGAAAGATTAGGGGGGCGAGTAACAGCTCCCATGAAGAGAACTACATTTGGATGCCTGAGTCTTTTCATGATTAGAATCTTGCAAAAATCATGCAAATAATGCATTTCAGATGGTAAAATGCAAAATAAGTTGTTAAATACAGAAAGTAAAATATGGCAAGGACGTGAAAGTTCTGGCGATGAAACAATTGAGCAAGTTGAGTGACAACTGTTATAAGTCCtgctgaacaaattttcaaGGACATCCAATTGTGTAACTAATCATTCAATTGGCAGATTATTCTATAATGTCAGACAATTGATCAAGATAAACATCCCTTCAATGCGTGTGAAAATCATGAGATCCAAAGGAATAAGCACTGGTGATTTCTCAAACTGCTTCAGATCcaattttttgcaaaaaaagGAAAACTTGTATCAATTAGAACATAGTATTGAAATGTACTTCCAAAGTATCTTATTTACCTCACTTTTAAATTCCTCCAGAAATTCTCCAGTAATATCTTGGTCAAGGaattttttgacagcaacttcctAAAAGTCAGAATCAAgttatatttattcttcactcaagatcataatatgaaaaaaattacagcC
Encoded proteins:
- the LOC140965665 gene encoding thaumatin-like protein, with product MDAFRYLIPLIFLALLTLDVSVEASGTTMTLYNKCSHPVWPGIQPTAGKQILEKGGGFKLLPDKSYTLQLPDGWSGRVWGRHGCSFNSAGRGRCATGDCGGALFCNGLGGAPPATLAEITLGKDQDFYDVSLVDGYNLAISLTPHRGSGKCSYAGCISDLNTICPMGLQVRSHNKKRVVACKSACYAFNSPRYCCTGSFGSPQSCKPTPYSRIFKAACPKAYSYAYDDPTSIATCTAAAYLLTFCPHL